Genomic DNA from Sphingobium sp. WTD-1:
CACCAACATGGCGGCCGCCTCTCGTTCGCCTTCTCTGCCAATGCGAACTGCCGCCATAAATGCGGCGATGATCTGACGGCGCTCGGTGCTGGCGCGGAGATACGCTCCAGCGAAACCAGGGCATGCGACATCGAGATGCGCAACAAGATCGAGAACCCAACCTTTAAGAGGGGCAATTTCCATTTCGATGATACTCCAGGATTGTCATATCATCGGTCGGTCTCCGTGCTGGTTTCGAAGTCATATCAATAGCTTGATTGGACCGGAAAGTCACTTTCATTTTCCAGCAAACGCCGGTGCCCTGAAGCGTCGGCATGTCGCTGCCGGAATGTGGACATGATGACATTCCTCCTTTCCGCCGCCAATCTGATGCCCTACGCAGAGCGCAATCTCTGGGGGAATAATGGCAAAGCTTTCACAAGCGGAATTGGAACGGCATCTCTGGGGCGCGGCGGACATCCTGCGCGGGACCGTGGACGCCGGGGACTACAAGCAATATATTTTCGGGCTGCTGTTCTATAAGCGGCTCTGCGACGTATGGGACGAGGAATTCGAGGTGCTGCTCGCCGAAACCGGCGACCGGCAAGAAGCCGCCGATCCCGATGAGCACCGCTTCGATGTTCCCGCCGACCATCGTTGGGACGCGGTGCGCAAACATGCGACGCAGATCGGCCAGCGCCTGAACAATGCCCTGGCGGCAATCGAAGACGCCAACCTTCGGCTGCGCGGCGTGTTCGGCGATGTCGATTTTGCTAACCAAGACCGCTTTTCCGACGCCTTGCTGGAAAAGCTGCTTTCGCATTTCGAGAAGCACCGACTGCGCAACGCTGATGTGACCGCCGACATGTTGGGCGACGCCTATCTCTACCTCATCAAGATGTTCGCGGAAGGCGCGGGCAAGAAGGGCGGCGAGTTCTACACGCCCCGATCAATCGTCCGGCTCATGGTCGAGATCGTCGAGCCGCGTCCGGGTATGTCGATCTACGACCCCACCTGCGGCTCCGGCGGCATGTTGTTGGAGGCGGTGCAGTATCTCAAGGATCGCGGTGAGGATTCCCGAAGCCTTGCGCTGCATGGGCAGGAAAAGAATTTCGCCACCTGGGGCATCGCCGAGATCAACCTGTTCCTGCACAATGTCGATGACGCTTTCATTGCGAAGGGTGACACGATTCTGTCGCCCAAGCGGTATGACCGGGCTGCCCGCGAATTCGTAGAGGGCATTGGTGCCTATGACCGGGTGCTGGCCAATCCGCCCTTCTCGGAGAAGGTGTGGGGCCATGATGTCTGGCAGAATGGCGAT
This window encodes:
- a CDS encoding class I SAM-dependent DNA methyltransferase translates to MAKLSQAELERHLWGAADILRGTVDAGDYKQYIFGLLFYKRLCDVWDEEFEVLLAETGDRQEAADPDEHRFDVPADHRWDAVRKHATQIGQRLNNALAAIEDANLRLRGVFGDVDFANQDRFSDALLEKLLSHFEKHRLRNADVTADMLGDAYLYLIKMFAEGAGKKGGEFYTPRSIVRLMVEIVEPRPGMSIYDPTCGSGGMLLEAVQYLKDRGEDSRSLALHGQEKNFATWGIAEINLFLHNVDDAFIAKGDTILSPKRYDRAAREFVEGIGAYDRVLANPPFSEKVWGHDVWQNGDPFGRDVYGCPPKGYGDLAFVQHMLASLKDDGMLAVVVPHGVLFRGGAEGRIREAMLTADVIEAVVGLAPNLFYGAGIPAAVLVCRKIKPTERRGKVLIVNGDATFQPGKAQNYLTDDHLRTLAEAVHGFADIKKLARVVPVEEIAANGHNLNISRYVQTGADAEAVDVAAEVAKLQDLIAKRNEAEAVMFGHLRRLGYVE